A window of the Corythoichthys intestinalis isolate RoL2023-P3 chromosome 6, ASM3026506v1, whole genome shotgun sequence genome harbors these coding sequences:
- the trappc4 gene encoding trafficking protein particle complex subunit 4, with protein sequence MVIFSVYVVNKAGGLIYQYDNYVPRAEAEKTFSYPLDLVLKHHDEKVVVSFGQRDGIKVGHAVLSINGIDVVGKSTADGKDILEYLKDSSNYPVSIRFGRARLSSNEKLMLASMFHSLFAIGSQLSPEVGSSGIEMLETDVFKLHCFQTLTGIKFIVLADPRQAGIDALLRKIYEIYADFALKNPFYSLEMPIRCELFDQNLKSALEIAEKAGNFGAGS encoded by the exons ATGGTGATTTTCAGCGTGTATGTTGTCAACAAGGCTGGAGGTTTAATTTACCAGTATGACAACTACGTGCCGAGAGCAGAGGCTGAAAAAACGTTTAGTTACCCTTTAGATCTGGTCCTCAAACATCACGACGAGAAGGTGGTCGTCTCGTTCGGCCAGAGGGACGGAATCAAAG TGGGCCATGCAGTGCTTTCCATCAATGGGATTGACGTGGTTGGAAAGAGTACAGCCGATGGGAAAGACATTCTTGAATACTTGAAAGATTCCTCCAATTATCCAGTATCGATTCGATTTGGACGGGCACGACTCAGTTCCAATGAAAAACTGATGTTAGCTTCTATGTTCCATTC GTTGTTCGCTATTGGATCACAGCTGTCTCCAGAGGTTGGAAGTTCAGGGATTGAGATGCTGGAAACGGATGTgttcaaacttcactgtttccaGACTCTTACTG GAATAAAATTCATTGTACTGGCAGACCCGCGACAAGCTGGCATTGATGCTCTTCTCAGGAAAATTTATGAGATCTATGCAGATTTTGCTCTAAAGAATCCATTTTACTCCCTGGAAATGCCTATCAG GTGTGAACTTTTTGACCAGAACTTAAAAAGTGCACTGGAGATTGCAGAGAAGGCTGGTAACTTTGGAGCTGGGTCGTga
- the rps25 gene encoding small ribosomal subunit protein eS25, whose protein sequence is MPPKTDKKKDTGKSKKDKDPVNKSGGKAKKKKWSKGKVRDKLNNLILFDKATYDKLYKEVPNYKLITPAVVSERLKIRGSLARNALQELLAKGMIKLVSKHRAQLIYTRNTKGGDEEVPAEKA, encoded by the exons ATG CCTCCCAAGACTGATAAGAAAAAGGACACTGGGAAGTCCAAAAAAGACAAGGACCCAGTCAACAAGTCTGGAGGCAAAGCCAAGAAGAAG AAGTGGTCTAAGGGAAAGGTGAGGGACAAGCTCAACAACCTGATCCTCTTTGACAAAGCCACCTATGACAAGCTGTACAAAGAAGTTCCCAACTACAAGCTCATCACACCCGCTGTTGTGTCGGAGAGGCTGAAGATCCGTGGCTCCCTGGCGAGGAACGCTCTGCAGGAATTGCTCGCTAAAG GTATGATCAAGCTGGTGTCCAAGCACAGAGCTCAGCTCATCTACACACGCAACACCAAGGGTGGGGATGAGGAGGTACCAGCAGAGAAAGCATAA